The Blautia pseudococcoides genome segment GAATATTTATATCAGGATTTTCTGAATCGCTTTCAGCTTCCACCAGATAAAGAGATTAAAACACTCTCCAAAGGAATGAAAATGAAATTGTGTATAGCCGTTGCGCTTTCCCATAAGCCAAAGCTGCTGATTTTAGATGAAGCTACCAGCGGTCTTGACCCCGTGATGCGGGATGATATTCTTGACGTATTTCTTGATTTTGTGCAGGATGAAAACCACTCCATTTTGATGTCGTCCCATATCACGACCGATTTAGAGAAGGTTGCGGATTACATTACTTTTATCCATCAGGGTAAAGTGCTTTTTTGTAAAACAAAAGATGAACTTCGTTACCACTATGGTATTTTCCGTTGTGGAGCTGCAATGTTCGATCAGCTCGATAAAGAAGAAATTTTGGCATACCGAAAAGATGATTATCAATGGAATGTGCTTGTAGCGGATAAAGAAAAAGTCAGAAGAAAATATAAAAATGCAGTAGTAGACGACGCAACAATCGACGATATTCTGCTGCTGTATGTGAAAGGAGAGCAAGCCAGATGAAAAGCCTTATTTTAAAAGATTTATTCAATATCGGCCACAATGCGAAATCCATGCTGTTCATTCTCGTGGTTTTTGCAATTGCGCTTATCCCATTTTCCGGCGTAGAGGGATATATATTTGTATGTGCAATTTTATGCAGCATGATGATCGTAACAACCTTTTCTTTTGATAACAATTCCAAATGGACACGATATGCCATGATAATGCCCGTTTCAAAGAAGGAGTTAGTGGTCGGAAAATTTGTTGTATTAACAATCTTTTGTGCTGTCGGCAGCCTGTTTGGTCTGGTGATTGGTTCCATCGGTGGATTTGCTATGAGAAAAATCACTTTTGACTTGGCGGGAATTGGGGAGCTGTTATTTTTGGCTTTGGCAGCATGGGTGATCTCCCTGATCTTTGGAAGTATGTCAATCCCCCTTGTGTTCAAATTCGGGGCCGAAAAAGGCCGTGTGCTGCTATTAGTATCATTTCTCATTCCGGCAGGGATTTGTTTTGGGATATACCAGCTTCTTGCCATACTGGGCGTTGAATTGACAGACCAGCTTGTTTTTATCCTGCTGTGCTGTTCTCCGCTCCTTGCATTGGCGTGGTGCTATGTAATGTACCAAATCAGTTATCATATCTTTACAAGACAGGAATTTTGATTTTAACCTATAGAGGAGGTGTCTTTTATGGAAGGCAAGAGATTTGAAATTACAGAAACCGAGGGAAGCGTTAAGGGCTTTTATGTGGTAGTAGATAGAGAAACGGCGTTAATTACCTTGTCGCAAAGTTTGGAACGGGCGGGGGCATTTGCCCATTAGTTGACAAAGACGGAAAGCCCCTCGTGACAAAATA includes the following:
- a CDS encoding ABC transporter ATP-binding protein — encoded protein: MDAILQVENLTKQYAGFMLDHVSFSVPKGTIMGLIGENGAGKSTTINAILDLIHKDDGTVTFWGQELSSSRQLKEDIGVVFDGINFYDTLTPAKVGKISSAAYKQWDEYLYQDFLNRFQLPPDKEIKTLSKGMKMKLCIAVALSHKPKLLILDEATSGLDPVMRDDILDVFLDFVQDENHSILMSSHITTDLEKVADYITFIHQGKVLFCKTKDELRYHYGIFRCGAAMFDQLDKEEILAYRKDDYQWNVLVADKEKVRRKYKNAVVDDATIDDILLLYVKGEQAR
- a CDS encoding ABC-2 transporter permease: MKSLILKDLFNIGHNAKSMLFILVVFAIALIPFSGVEGYIFVCAILCSMMIVTTFSFDNNSKWTRYAMIMPVSKKELVVGKFVVLTIFCAVGSLFGLVIGSIGGFAMRKITFDLAGIGELLFLALAAWVISLIFGSMSIPLVFKFGAEKGRVLLLVSFLIPAGICFGIYQLLAILGVELTDQLVFILLCCSPLLALAWCYVMYQISYHIFTRQEF